Proteins from one Bacteroides zhangwenhongii genomic window:
- the clpB gene encoding ATP-dependent chaperone ClpB — protein sequence MNFNNFTIKSQEAVQEAVNLVQSRGQQAIEPVHIMQGVMKVGENVTNFIFQKLGMNGQQVALVVDRQIDSLPKVSGGEPYLSRESNEVLQKATQYSKEMGDEFVSLEHIILALLTVKSTVSTILKDAGMTEKELRNAISELRKGEKVTSQSSEDTYQSLEKYAINLNEAARSGKLDPVIGRDEEIRRVLQILSRRTKNNPILIGEPGTGKTAIVEGLAHRILRGDVPENLKNKQVYSLDMGALVAGAKYKGEFEERLKSVVNEVKKSEGDIILFIDEIHTLVGAGKGEGAMDAANILKPALARGELRSIGATTLDEYQKYFEKDKALERRFQIVQVDEPDNLSTISILRGLKERYENHHHVRIKDDAIIAAVELSSRYITDRFLPDKAIDLMDEAAAKLRMEVDSVPEELDEISRKIKQLEIEREAIKRENDKPKLEIIGKELAELKEQEKSFKAKWQSEKTLMDKIQQNKVEIENLKFEAEKAEREGDYGKVAEIRYGKLQALDKEIEETQQKLREMQGDTAMIKEEVDAEDIADVVSRWTGIPVSKMMQSEKDKLLHLEEELHERVIGQDEAIEAVADAVRRSRAGLQDPKRPIGSFIFLGTTGVGKTELAKALAEFLFDDETMMTRIDMSEYQEKHSVSRLVGAPPGYVGYDEGGQLTEAIRRKPYSVVLFDEIEKAHPDVFNILLQVLDDGRLTDNKGRVVNFKNTIIIMTSNMGSSYIQSQMEKLNGANKEEVVEETKKEVMNMLKKTIRPEFLNRIDETIMFLPLTEKEIKQIVLLQIKSVQKMLAENGVELEMTEAALDFLSKVGYDPEFGARPVKRAIQRYLLNDLSKKLLSQEVDRSKAIIVDASGDGLVFRN from the coding sequence ATGAATTTTAACAATTTTACCATCAAATCTCAAGAAGCGGTGCAGGAAGCCGTGAACCTGGTACAAAGTCGGGGACAACAGGCTATTGAACCTGTCCACATCATGCAGGGAGTGATGAAAGTAGGCGAAAACGTCACTAACTTCATTTTCCAGAAATTGGGCATGAACGGACAACAGGTTGCTCTTGTTGTAGACAGACAAATCGATTCACTTCCGAAAGTATCCGGTGGCGAGCCGTACCTGAGTCGTGAATCCAACGAGGTTTTACAGAAAGCGACACAGTATTCCAAAGAAATGGGTGACGAATTCGTCTCACTGGAACATATCATACTCGCATTGCTGACTGTCAAGAGTACCGTTTCTACCATCCTGAAGGACGCAGGTATGACGGAAAAGGAACTGCGTAACGCCATCAGTGAATTGAGAAAAGGAGAAAAGGTTACGTCGCAATCAAGTGAAGACACCTATCAGTCACTCGAAAAGTATGCCATCAACTTGAATGAGGCTGCCCGTAGCGGTAAGTTGGACCCTGTCATCGGACGTGACGAGGAGATCCGCCGCGTACTTCAGATATTGAGCCGTCGTACTAAAAACAATCCGATTCTGATTGGAGAACCGGGTACCGGTAAGACAGCCATTGTAGAAGGATTGGCGCATCGTATTCTTCGTGGAGACGTGCCCGAAAATCTGAAAAACAAACAGGTGTATTCATTGGATATGGGTGCATTGGTTGCCGGTGCAAAATACAAAGGTGAGTTTGAGGAACGGTTGAAGTCCGTAGTCAATGAGGTGAAGAAATCCGAAGGTGATATCATCTTGTTTATTGACGAGATTCACACGCTGGTAGGCGCCGGAAAAGGGGAAGGTGCAATGGACGCCGCCAATATCCTAAAACCGGCCTTAGCACGTGGCGAGTTGCGGTCTATCGGTGCTACGACTCTCGACGAATACCAGAAATATTTCGAGAAGGATAAGGCTTTGGAACGCCGTTTCCAAATCGTGCAGGTGGATGAGCCGGATAACTTGAGCACAATTTCTATCCTGCGTGGACTGAAAGAACGTTACGAGAACCATCATCATGTCCGTATCAAAGATGATGCGATCATTGCAGCCGTAGAACTAAGTAGCCGCTACATCACCGATCGTTTCTTGCCGGACAAAGCTATCGACCTGATGGACGAAGCTGCCGCTAAATTACGCATGGAGGTGGATTCCGTTCCGGAAGAGCTGGATGAGATTTCCCGTAAAATCAAACAATTGGAGATTGAGCGTGAAGCCATCAAACGTGAGAATGACAAGCCTAAGTTGGAAATCATCGGTAAGGAGCTTGCCGAACTGAAAGAGCAGGAAAAGTCTTTCAAGGCAAAATGGCAGAGCGAAAAGACGTTGATGGACAAGATCCAACAGAATAAGGTGGAGATTGAGAATCTGAAGTTTGAGGCTGAAAAGGCGGAACGGGAAGGCGACTACGGAAAAGTTGCGGAAATACGTTACGGTAAACTCCAAGCTTTGGACAAAGAAATAGAAGAGACTCAGCAAAAGCTCCGCGAGATGCAAGGTGATACCGCCATGATTAAAGAGGAAGTAGACGCCGAAGACATTGCAGACGTAGTTTCTCGTTGGACGGGTATTCCGGTCAGCAAAATGATGCAGAGCGAGAAAGACAAACTGTTGCATCTTGAAGAAGAGCTTCACGAACGGGTTATCGGGCAGGATGAAGCGATAGAAGCTGTTGCGGACGCTGTACGTCGTAGCCGCGCCGGACTGCAAGACCCGAAACGTCCGATCGGTTCATTCATCTTTCTCGGAACGACCGGTGTGGGTAAAACAGAGCTTGCAAAGGCATTGGCTGAATTTCTGTTTGATGACGAAACGATGATGACCCGTATCGATATGAGCGAGTATCAGGAAAAGCATAGTGTTTCCCGTTTGGTCGGAGCGCCTCCGGGATATGTAGGATATGATGAAGGCGGTCAACTGACGGAAGCTATCCGACGGAAACCTTATTCTGTCGTTCTGTTCGATGAAATAGAGAAAGCTCATCCGGATGTATTCAACATTCTGTTGCAAGTATTGGATGACGGACGACTGACGGACAACAAAGGAAGGGTGGTCAACTTCAAGAACACTATCATCATCATGACTTCAAATATGGGTAGTTCCTATATACAGAGCCAGATGGAGAAGCTGAATGGTGCAAACAAAGAAGAGGTAGTCGAAGAAACGAAAAAGGAAGTGATGAATATGCTGAAAAAGACCATTCGTCCGGAATTCTTGAACCGTATCGACGAAACAATCATGTTCTTGCCGTTAACAGAAAAGGAAATCAAGCAGATTGTACTCTTACAGATCAAGAGCGTACAGAAGATGTTAGCCGAAAACGGAGTGGAACTTGAGATGACCGAAGCTGCTTTGGACTTCTTATCTAAAGTAGGATATGATCCCGAATTCGGAGCACGTCCAGTAAAGAGGGCTATTCAACGCTACCTATTGAACGACTTGTCCAAAAAACTACTTTCTCAGGAAGTAGACCGAAGCAAAGCAATTATTGTAGACGCTAGCGGTGACGGATTAGTATTCAGGAATTAA
- a CDS encoding DUF5606 family protein, whose protein sequence is MLKTILSISGKPGLYKLISQGKNMLIVESVNAEKKRFPAYGNEKIISLADIAMYTDDAEVPLYEVLEAIKEKEKSAAASIDPKKATPEQLREYLAEVLPNFDRERVYVADIKKLVSWYNILVANGITEFKPEEAKEETVTE, encoded by the coding sequence ATGTTGAAGACTATCTTGTCTATCTCCGGCAAACCGGGATTGTACAAACTCATTTCGCAAGGAAAAAATATGTTGATTGTAGAATCAGTCAATGCTGAGAAAAAACGTTTTCCTGCTTATGGCAATGAAAAAATTATCTCTTTGGCAGATATAGCAATGTACACGGACGATGCGGAAGTTCCTTTGTATGAAGTGTTGGAAGCAATCAAGGAAAAAGAAAAATCTGCAGCCGCTTCTATTGATCCAAAGAAAGCAACTCCTGAACAATTGCGTGAATATTTGGCTGAAGTATTGCCGAATTTCGATCGTGAACGTGTGTATGTGGCTGATATCAAGAAATTAGTTTCCTGGTATAATATCTTGGTTGCTAACGGAATCACGGAATTTAAACCGGAAGAGGCTAAAGAGGAAACAGTTACGGAATAA
- the coaE gene encoding dephospho-CoA kinase (Dephospho-CoA kinase (CoaE) performs the final step in coenzyme A biosynthesis.), translating into MAIKVGITGGIGSGKSVVSRLLGIMGIPVYISDIEAKRITNTDEVIRRELCALVGEEVFQNGELNRPLLAAYMFGYPERTKEVNGIIHPQVKNDFRQWAGRLSGKPLVGMESAILIESGFRDEVDVLVMVYAPLDIRVERAMRRDGSSRDLVMKRIEAQMSDEVKRSQADFVIVNDDETPLIPQVLELISLLSKNNHYLCSAKK; encoded by the coding sequence ATGGCGATTAAAGTAGGTATAACCGGTGGTATCGGTAGCGGGAAAAGTGTGGTTTCCAGATTGCTCGGCATAATGGGAATCCCTGTTTATATTTCTGATATAGAGGCGAAACGTATTACGAATACGGATGAGGTGATTCGTCGGGAACTGTGCGCTTTGGTTGGTGAGGAAGTTTTTCAGAATGGGGAATTAAACCGTCCTTTGTTGGCTGCCTATATGTTTGGGTATCCGGAACGCACGAAAGAAGTGAATGGGATCATTCATCCACAGGTGAAAAATGATTTCCGTCAATGGGCCGGTCGGTTGAGCGGTAAACCATTAGTCGGCATGGAATCAGCCATTCTTATAGAGTCTGGTTTTAGAGATGAGGTCGATGTTTTGGTAATGGTATATGCACCATTGGATATAAGGGTGGAACGTGCCATGCGACGTGACGGTTCTTCAAGGGACTTGGTAATGAAGCGTATCGAGGCTCAAATGAGTGATGAGGTTAAGAGAAGTCAAGCCGACTTTGTGATTGTGAATGACGATGAAACACCCTTAATTCCGCAGGTTTTAGAGCTTATTTCTTTGCTATCTAAAAATAATCATTACCTTTGCTCCGCAAAAAAATAA
- a CDS encoding CdaR family protein produces the protein MFDRREIRYTYLKLSKRIKDFLLSDKSREFLIFLFFFLIASGFWLLQTLNNDYEADFSIPVRIKDVPNNVVLTSEPPSELHVRVKDKGTVLLNYMLGKSFFPVNLSFPDYKGKDNHVKIYASDFEKKIISQLNVSSKILSIKPDTLDYIYSEGKSKLVPVRLQGKVTAGLQYYVSDTICNPDSVLIYAPEGILDTITTAYTQKINLENISDTTRQRVSLSPVKGVKFVPSSVEMTFPVDIYTEKTVEVPLHGINFPADKVLRAFPSKVQITFQVGLKRFRSIKASDFVINVSYEELLKLGSDKYTVKLKSFPSGINQIRITPAQVDFLIEQISSNGD, from the coding sequence ATGTTTGATCGTAGGGAAATAAGATATACGTATTTAAAACTATCTAAGAGAATTAAGGATTTTCTGCTCAGTGATAAGAGCAGAGAGTTCTTAATTTTTTTATTTTTCTTTTTGATAGCCAGCGGATTCTGGTTACTTCAAACATTGAATAATGATTATGAAGCGGATTTCTCTATCCCGGTGCGTATCAAAGACGTTCCTAATAATGTAGTGTTGACCTCTGAACCTCCTTCCGAACTTCACGTCAGGGTGAAAGATAAAGGGACTGTCCTTCTGAACTATATGTTGGGCAAAAGTTTTTTTCCGGTGAATCTTAGTTTTCCTGATTATAAGGGAAAAGATAATCATGTGAAGATTTACGCCTCGGATTTTGAAAAGAAGATAATAAGCCAGTTGAACGTGTCTTCCAAAATTCTTTCTATAAAGCCGGATACATTAGATTATATCTATTCGGAAGGAAAGTCCAAACTGGTACCTGTTCGTCTTCAAGGAAAAGTGACTGCCGGACTTCAATATTATGTGTCGGATACGATTTGCAATCCTGATTCAGTATTGATATATGCTCCGGAAGGAATTTTGGATACGATAACGACTGCTTATACGCAAAAGATAAATTTGGAGAATATTTCGGATACTACGCGTCAACGGGTTTCTTTATCTCCGGTGAAAGGAGTAAAGTTTGTTCCGAGTTCGGTTGAAATGACATTCCCGGTCGATATTTATACGGAGAAAACCGTAGAAGTGCCGTTGCATGGAATCAACTTTCCGGCGGATAAAGTGCTGCGTGCCTTCCCTTCTAAAGTTCAGATTACTTTTCAGGTAGGCTTAAAACGGTTTCGTAGCATAAAAGCGAGTGACTTCGTGATTAATGTCTCGTATGAAGAGTTGCTGAAGTTGGGTTCGGATAAATACACGGTTAAGTTGAAATCATTTCCAAGTGGAATCAATCAAATCCGTATTACTCCGGCACAAGTTGATTTTTTGATAGAACAAATATCTTCCAATGGCGATTAA
- the yajC gene encoding preprotein translocase subunit YajC translates to MNVLTLLLDAPVGAAGGGSMMWIMLIAMFVIMYFFMIRPQNKKQKEIANFRKSLQVNQSVITAGGIHGTIKEITDDYVVLEIASNVKIKIDKNSIFADASAASNQSK, encoded by the coding sequence ATGAACGTATTGACTTTATTATTAGATGCTCCTGTTGGGGCTGCCGGAGGTGGAAGTATGATGTGGATCATGCTGATAGCGATGTTTGTTATCATGTATTTCTTTATGATCCGTCCTCAAAATAAGAAACAAAAAGAAATAGCTAATTTCCGTAAATCTCTTCAAGTAAATCAGAGTGTGATTACTGCCGGTGGTATACACGGAACAATCAAGGAAATTACTGACGACTATGTTGTACTTGAGATTGCTTCTAACGTAAAGATTAAAATAGATAAGAATTCTATCTTTGCTGACGCTTCAGCAGCTAGCAATCAATCTAAATAA
- the nusB gene encoding transcription antitermination factor NusB: MINRVLIRLKIIQIVYAYYQNGSKNLDSAEKELFFSLSKAYDLYNYLLMLMIALTEYAQKRIDTAKAKLAPTAEELYPNTKFVNNKFVAQLEVNKQLTEFIANQKRTWANDQDFVKELYEKIVETDIYKDYMASDDDSYEADRELWRKLYKTYIFNNDSLDQVLEDQSLYWNDDKEIVDTFVLKTIKRFDEKKGANQELLPEFKDDEDQEFARRLFRRTILNSDYYRHLISENTKNWDLDRIAFMDIIIMQTALAEILSFPNIPVSVSLNEYVEIAKLYSTSKSGSFINGTLDGIVNQLKKEGKLTKN; the protein is encoded by the coding sequence ATGATCAACAGAGTTCTTATTCGTCTTAAGATTATACAGATAGTATATGCCTATTATCAGAATGGCAGTAAAAATCTAGACTCAGCGGAGAAAGAGTTATTCTTTAGTCTTTCAAAGGCGTATGACCTTTATAATTATTTGCTAATGCTGATGATAGCATTGACAGAGTACGCACAAAAACGTATTGATACGGCAAAAGCCAAATTGGCACCTACGGCAGAGGAGTTATATCCCAATACAAAGTTTGTGAACAACAAGTTTGTTGCTCAATTGGAGGTCAATAAGCAGCTTACAGAGTTCATAGCCAATCAGAAAAGGACTTGGGCGAACGATCAGGATTTCGTAAAGGAACTTTATGAAAAAATTGTGGAAACTGATATTTATAAAGATTATATGGCTTCCGATGATGATTCTTATGAAGCAGACCGTGAATTATGGAGAAAACTCTATAAAACATATATTTTTAACAACGATTCTTTAGATCAGGTGTTGGAGGATCAAAGTCTGTATTGGAATGACGATAAGGAAATCGTAGATACATTCGTGCTGAAGACAATTAAACGTTTTGATGAAAAGAAAGGCGCTAATCAGGAATTACTTCCGGAATTCAAGGATGATGAAGATCAGGAATTTGCGCGCCGTCTGTTCCGTCGTACTATTTTGAACTCTGACTACTATCGCCATTTGATTAGCGAGAATACGAAGAATTGGGATTTGGACCGTATTGCATTTATGGATATCATCATTATGCAAACTGCCTTAGCGGAAATTTTAAGTTTCCCGAACATTCCGGTCAGTGTTTCGTTAAATGAATATGTAGAAATAGCGAAGTTGTATAGCACGTCTAAAAGCGGTAGCTTTATCAACGGAACGCTGGATGGAATAGTTAATCAATTGAAAAAAGAAGGTAAGTTGACCAAAAACTGA
- a CDS encoding PUR family DNA/RNA-binding protein produces the protein MEDLKKKMSADMNDKEIVFSKSIKAGKRIYYLDVKKNRKDEMFLAITESKKVVTGEGDDSQVSFEKHKIFLYREDFQKFMAGLTEAISFIDRSEMGDYSGQLDQEADEENERKATEEAQEEKLESEIKIDIDF, from the coding sequence ATGGAAGATTTAAAAAAGAAAATGAGCGCAGACATGAATGACAAGGAGATCGTATTCTCCAAGTCCATTAAAGCAGGTAAACGCATCTATTACCTTGACGTAAAAAAGAATCGTAAAGATGAAATGTTCCTGGCTATTACAGAGAGTAAAAAAGTGGTAACGGGAGAAGGTGATGACTCTCAAGTGAGCTTCGAGAAACACAAAATCTTCTTATACCGGGAAGACTTTCAGAAGTTTATGGCAGGGTTGACGGAAGCTATCAGCTTTATCGACCGTAGTGAAATGGGTGACTACAGCGGTCAGCTGGACCAAGAAGCCGATGAAGAGAATGAGCGAAAAGCTACCGAAGAAGCCCAAGAAGAGAAATTAGAGAGTGAAATTAAGATTGATATTGACTTTTAA